In a single window of the Leopardus geoffroyi isolate Oge1 chromosome D2, O.geoffroyi_Oge1_pat1.0, whole genome shotgun sequence genome:
- the BUB3 gene encoding mitotic checkpoint protein BUB3 isoform X2, whose product MTGSNEFKLNQPPEDGISSVKFSPNTSQFLLVSSWDTSVRLYDVPANSMRLKYQHTGAVLDCAFYDPTHAWSGGLDHQLKMHDLNTDQENLVGTHDAPIRCVEYCPEVNVMVTGSWDQTVKLWDPRTPCNAGTFSQPEKVYTLSVSGDRLIVGTAGRRVLVWDLRNMGYVQQRRESSLKYQTRCIRAFPNKQGYVLSSIEGRVAVEYLDPSPEVQKKKYAFKCHRLKENNIEQIYPVNAISFHNIHNTFATGGSDGFVNIWDPFNKKRLCQFHRYPTSIASLAFSNDGTTLAIASSYMYEMDDTEHPEDGIFIRQVTDAETKPKST is encoded by the exons ATGACCGGTTCTAACGAGTTCAAACTGAACCAGCCACCCGAGGACGGCATCTCCTCGGTGAAGTTCAGCCCCAACACGTCCCAGTTCCTGCTGGTCTCCTCCTGGGACACGTCGGTGCGCCTGTACGATGTGCCGGCCAACTCCATGCGGCTCAAGTACCAGCACACCGGCGCCGTCCTGGACTGTGCCTTCTAC GATCCAACGCATGCTTGGAGTGGGGGGTTAGACCATCAATTGAAAATGCATGATTTGAACACGGATCAAG AAAATCTTGTTGGAACCCATGATGCCCCTATCAGATGTGTTGAATACTGTCCAGAAGTGAATGTGATGGTTACAGGGAGCTGGGATCAGACGGTTAAATTGTGGGATCCCAGAACTCCTTGTAATGCAGGGACCTTCTCTCAGCCTGAAAAG GTGTATACCCTCTCAGTGTCTGGAGACCGGCTGATTGTGGGCACTGCAGGCCGCAGGGTGTTGGTGTGGGACTTGCGGAACATGGGCTACGTACAGCAGCGCCGGGAGTCCAGCCTCAAGTACCAGACCCGCTGCATACGGGCTTTTCCCAACAAGCAG GGTTATGTATTAAGCTCCATCGAAGGTCGAGTGGCAGTTGAGTACTTGGACCCGAGCCCTGAAGTGCAGAAGAAGAAGTATGCCTTCAAGTGTCACAGACTAAAGGAGAATAACATTGAGCAGATTTACCCGGTCAATGCCATTTCCTTTCACAACATCCATAATACATTTGCTACAG GCGGCTCTGATGGATTTGTCAACATTTGGGATCCGTTTAACAAAAAGCGATTGTGCCAGTTCCATCGGTACCCCACCAGCATCGCGTCGCTTGCCTTCAGTAATGATGGGACCACGCTCGCAATAGCATCATCGTATATGTATGAGATGGATGACACGGAACATCCCGAAGATGGTATCTTCATTCGCCAAGTGACAGATGCCGAGACAAAACCCAA GTCCACGTAA
- the BUB3 gene encoding mitotic checkpoint protein BUB3 isoform X1 — MTGSNEFKLNQPPEDGISSVKFSPNTSQFLLVSSWDTSVRLYDVPANSMRLKYQHTGAVLDCAFYDPTHAWSGGLDHQLKMHDLNTDQENLVGTHDAPIRCVEYCPEVNVMVTGSWDQTVKLWDPRTPCNAGTFSQPEKVYTLSVSGDRLIVGTAGRRVLVWDLRNMGYVQQRRESSLKYQTRCIRAFPNKQGYVLSSIEGRVAVEYLDPSPEVQKKKYAFKCHRLKENNIEQIYPVNAISFHNIHNTFATGGSDGFVNIWDPFNKKRLCQFHRYPTSIASLAFSNDGTTLAIASSYMYEMDDTEHPEDGIFIRQVTDAETKPKSPCT, encoded by the exons ATGACCGGTTCTAACGAGTTCAAACTGAACCAGCCACCCGAGGACGGCATCTCCTCGGTGAAGTTCAGCCCCAACACGTCCCAGTTCCTGCTGGTCTCCTCCTGGGACACGTCGGTGCGCCTGTACGATGTGCCGGCCAACTCCATGCGGCTCAAGTACCAGCACACCGGCGCCGTCCTGGACTGTGCCTTCTAC GATCCAACGCATGCTTGGAGTGGGGGGTTAGACCATCAATTGAAAATGCATGATTTGAACACGGATCAAG AAAATCTTGTTGGAACCCATGATGCCCCTATCAGATGTGTTGAATACTGTCCAGAAGTGAATGTGATGGTTACAGGGAGCTGGGATCAGACGGTTAAATTGTGGGATCCCAGAACTCCTTGTAATGCAGGGACCTTCTCTCAGCCTGAAAAG GTGTATACCCTCTCAGTGTCTGGAGACCGGCTGATTGTGGGCACTGCAGGCCGCAGGGTGTTGGTGTGGGACTTGCGGAACATGGGCTACGTACAGCAGCGCCGGGAGTCCAGCCTCAAGTACCAGACCCGCTGCATACGGGCTTTTCCCAACAAGCAG GGTTATGTATTAAGCTCCATCGAAGGTCGAGTGGCAGTTGAGTACTTGGACCCGAGCCCTGAAGTGCAGAAGAAGAAGTATGCCTTCAAGTGTCACAGACTAAAGGAGAATAACATTGAGCAGATTTACCCGGTCAATGCCATTTCCTTTCACAACATCCATAATACATTTGCTACAG GCGGCTCTGATGGATTTGTCAACATTTGGGATCCGTTTAACAAAAAGCGATTGTGCCAGTTCCATCGGTACCCCACCAGCATCGCGTCGCTTGCCTTCAGTAATGATGGGACCACGCTCGCAATAGCATCATCGTATATGTATGAGATGGATGACACGGAACATCCCGAAGATGGTATCTTCATTCGCCAAGTGACAGATGCCGAGACAAAACCCAA GTCACCATGTACTTGA